From a single Bacillus kexueae genomic region:
- a CDS encoding adenylosuccinate synthase: protein MSSVVVVGTQWGDEGKGKITDFLSQQAEVIARYQGGNNAGHTIKFNGETYKLHLIPSGIFFNEKICVIGNGMVVDPKALVEELNGLHERGIKTDNLRISNRAHVILPYHLKLDAVEEERKGANKIGTTKKGIGPAYMDKAARVGIRMADLLDREVFEEKLRRNLEEKNRLLEKMYEVEGFKLEDILDEYYEYGQQIKQYVCDTSVVLNDALDEGRRVLFEGAQGVMLDIDQGTYPFVTSSNPVAGGVTIGSGVGPSKINHVVGVSKAYTTRVGDGPFPTELHDEIGDQIREVGREYGTTTGRPRRVGWFDSVVVRHARRVSGITDLSLNSIDVLTGIETLKICVAYKYKGEIINEFPASLKVLAECEPVYEEMPGWTEDITGVKSLDELPENARHYVERISQLTGIPLSIFSVGPDRSQTNVVRHVFRAK from the coding sequence ATGTCATCAGTAGTAGTAGTTGGAACGCAATGGGGAGATGAGGGAAAAGGAAAAATTACAGACTTTCTCTCTCAACAGGCAGAAGTTATTGCGCGTTATCAAGGTGGAAATAATGCCGGACATACAATCAAATTCAACGGTGAAACATATAAGCTTCATTTAATTCCATCTGGAATCTTCTTCAATGAAAAGATTTGTGTCATCGGAAATGGGATGGTTGTCGATCCGAAGGCGTTAGTTGAAGAGTTAAATGGACTTCATGAACGTGGAATTAAGACGGATAATCTCCGCATTAGCAATCGTGCTCACGTGATTTTACCGTACCATTTAAAATTGGATGCGGTAGAAGAAGAGCGTAAAGGTGCCAATAAGATCGGAACAACGAAAAAAGGAATTGGCCCTGCTTATATGGATAAAGCAGCTCGTGTAGGAATTCGAATGGCGGATCTTCTTGATCGCGAAGTGTTCGAAGAAAAACTTCGCAGAAATCTAGAAGAGAAAAATCGCTTGTTAGAAAAAATGTATGAAGTAGAAGGCTTCAAGCTTGAAGATATTTTAGATGAATATTATGAGTACGGACAGCAAATTAAACAATACGTATGTGATACGTCTGTTGTGTTAAACGATGCGCTTGATGAAGGACGTCGCGTCTTATTTGAAGGTGCACAGGGTGTCATGCTCGATATTGACCAAGGAACATACCCATTTGTTACTTCTTCTAATCCTGTTGCAGGGGGCGTAACAATTGGTTCTGGTGTAGGTCCTTCTAAAATCAATCATGTTGTGGGGGTTTCAAAAGCGTATACGACCCGTGTAGGTGACGGTCCATTCCCAACAGAATTACATGATGAGATTGGGGATCAAATTCGTGAGGTTGGTCGTGAATACGGTACAACAACAGGTCGACCACGTCGCGTAGGTTGGTTTGATAGCGTCGTTGTTCGTCATGCACGCCGTGTAAGTGGTATTACCGATTTATCTTTAAACTCAATTGATGTGTTGACGGGGATTGAAACATTAAAAATCTGTGTAGCTTATAAGTACAAAGGGGAAATTATCAACGAATTCCCTGCAAGCTTAAAAGTATTAGCAGAATGTGAGCCCGTTTATGAAGAAATGCCAGGTTGGACAGAAGATATTACGGGTGTGAAAAGCTTAGACGAGTTACCGGAAAATGCACGCCACTATGTGGAGCGTATTTCTCAGCTTACAGGTATTCCATTGTCTATCTTCTCTGTTGGTCCAGATCGCTCACAAACGAATGTTGTTCGCCACGTTTTCCGTGCGAAATAA
- a CDS encoding winged helix-turn-helix transcriptional regulator yields the protein MIQGKWKIMILYELYESGAKRFGELQRYIADISHKTLTTQLRELERDELIKRNLYAEVPPRVEYSLTPRGESLIPVLDMICDWGLQNVPSNQLLRVLCEEGQKPKEQE from the coding sequence ATGATACAAGGGAAATGGAAAATTATGATTTTGTATGAGTTGTATGAGAGTGGAGCAAAACGTTTTGGAGAGTTGCAACGCTATATTGCAGATATTTCTCATAAAACGTTGACGACTCAATTAAGGGAGCTTGAGCGAGATGAATTAATTAAAAGGAATCTTTATGCCGAGGTTCCGCCAAGGGTTGAGTATTCATTGACCCCGCGTGGAGAATCGTTAATCCCTGTATTGGATATGATTTGTGACTGGGGGCTTCAAAACGTTCCTTCTAATCAATTGTTGAGAGTTTTATGTGAAGAAGGACAAAAGCCGAAAGAGCAAGAATGA
- a CDS encoding SDR family oxidoreductase yields the protein MKKGFIAITGASSGIGKATARLFIEKGYNVLLIARREHLLDEFKGEQVLKASIDIRDKEAFKNSLKDAEKMFGPVELLVNNAGRMMLGNIHSQNEREWQEMYDVNVLGVLTGMQAVLPSMIERKSGTIVNISSIAGKKTFPNHAAYVGTKFAVHSMSENVREEVAEHNVRVITIAPGVVETELLSHTTSKDIRDDYTKWKEEIN from the coding sequence GTGAAGAAAGGGTTCATCGCGATAACAGGTGCATCTTCAGGAATTGGGAAGGCGACGGCACGCTTATTTATCGAAAAAGGTTACAATGTTTTATTAATTGCAAGAAGAGAGCATTTATTAGATGAATTTAAAGGAGAACAAGTGTTGAAAGCTTCTATTGATATAAGAGATAAAGAAGCTTTTAAGAATTCTCTAAAAGACGCAGAGAAAATGTTTGGACCTGTTGAGCTTCTAGTCAACAATGCTGGGCGAATGATGCTAGGCAATATCCACTCACAAAATGAGAGGGAATGGCAGGAGATGTATGATGTAAATGTTTTAGGTGTTCTGACGGGTATGCAAGCAGTTCTTCCTTCAATGATTGAAAGAAAAAGTGGCACGATCGTAAATATTAGTTCAATTGCAGGAAAAAAAACGTTTCCGAACCACGCTGCTTATGTCGGAACAAAGTTTGCTGTTCATTCCATGAGCGAAAATGTTCGAGAAGAAGTAGCCGAACATAATGTTCGAGTCATCACCATCGCACCAGGTGTGGTTGAAACAGAATTGTTATCCCACACAACAAGTAAAGATATTCGGGATGATTACACAAAATGGAAGGAAGAAATCAATTAA